Proteins from a single region of Terriglobia bacterium:
- a CDS encoding quinol:electron acceptor oxidoreductase subunit ActD, which translates to MAGKNTAAFGIYTDRTSVELAVDTLKADGFRNTDISVLFPETTGTKDFATEKHTKAPEGATTGAGTGVVLGGALGWLTGIGALAIPGLGPFIAAGPIMAALAGAGVGGTVGGIVGALVGLGIPEYEAKRYEGRIKSGGILLSVHCDNSEWTKRAKKILEDTGAEDVASTGESGADFSKSDRPMLRSDAPEPKLPRDRKVG; encoded by the coding sequence ATGGCAGGAAAAAACACAGCCGCTTTCGGTATCTACACAGATCGCACCAGCGTCGAACTCGCTGTCGATACTCTTAAAGCGGACGGATTTCGCAACACGGATATTTCCGTGTTATTTCCCGAAACCACCGGCACGAAAGATTTCGCAACCGAAAAGCACACGAAAGCTCCGGAGGGCGCAACGACCGGGGCCGGCACGGGCGTCGTTCTCGGGGGGGCGCTGGGATGGCTGACGGGCATCGGCGCACTTGCGATTCCGGGGCTCGGACCCTTCATCGCCGCCGGCCCGATTATGGCGGCTCTGGCCGGCGCTGGCGTCGGCGGAACAGTTGGCGGCATCGTCGGAGCGCTCGTCGGGCTTGGCATTCCGGAATATGAAGCGAAACGATACGAAGGACGCATCAAGAGCGGCGGCATTCTGCTGTCGGTCCACTGCGATAATTCGGAATGGACAAAGAGAGCGAAAAAGATTCTCGAGGACACCGGAGCGGAAGACGTCGCATCGACAGGTGAGTCGGGGGCGGACTTCTCCAAATCGGATCGTCCGATGCTTCGGTCCGACGCTCCTGAACCGAAACTCCCCCGCGACCGAAAGGTCGGCTGA
- a CDS encoding Ku protein codes for MAARAIWAGRLKLGSSGLQVKLYSAVEDRSIRFHMLEAKTKTRIKQHMVNPDTGEEVPREQIRKGYEIDRGTFVLLDDDELSSLQPRASRDIDIIRFVPAGRISHLWYERPYYLGPDGNTNPYFAFVQALKNQNREGIVRWVMRNKGYTGALRVSGDYLSLITLHPAEEVLSDRDLPAPRTREVTAKELKMANELVGALEGELNFEQFHDEYRDRLLDFIKAKAKGRRPKLHPVRTRRATASLERGLAKSLVALKSGKERKVA; via the coding sequence ATGGCCGCGCGAGCAATCTGGGCAGGCAGACTCAAGCTGGGCTCCTCCGGGCTGCAGGTGAAGCTTTACTCCGCCGTGGAAGACCGCTCGATCCGCTTCCATATGCTTGAAGCAAAGACGAAAACGCGAATCAAGCAGCATATGGTGAATCCAGATACGGGCGAGGAAGTGCCGCGCGAACAGATCCGGAAGGGCTATGAGATCGATCGCGGCACTTTCGTGCTGCTCGACGATGACGAACTCTCCAGCCTCCAGCCTCGTGCATCTCGAGATATCGATATCATCCGATTCGTTCCAGCCGGCCGCATCAGCCATCTCTGGTATGAGAGGCCTTATTACCTCGGCCCTGACGGCAACACGAATCCATACTTCGCCTTCGTACAGGCGCTTAAAAATCAGAACCGCGAAGGTATCGTCCGATGGGTCATGCGGAACAAGGGCTACACCGGCGCGCTGCGTGTAAGTGGAGACTATCTTTCGCTGATCACCCTTCATCCTGCTGAGGAGGTCCTTTCCGACCGCGATCTTCCGGCCCCGCGTACACGCGAAGTCACGGCAAAAGAACTAAAGATGGCAAACGAACTGGTGGGCGCTCTTGAAGGTGAATTGAACTTCGAGCAATTCCACGATGAATACCGGGATCGTCTTCTCGACTTCATCAAAGCCAAAGCAAAGGGCCGTAGACCCAAATTACACCCAGTCCGCACTCGCCGCGCCACGGCTTCGCTGGAACGCGGGCTCGCAAAGAGTCTCGTTGCGCTGAAATCCGGCAAGGAGCGAAAAGTTGCCTAG
- a CDS encoding ABC transporter permease, whose amino-acid sequence MISTIVKINFLNLRRDKAAFMLTFILPIVFFSIFAMIFGSMNRDSHDNKIKIAVVDLDRTDRSQSLIAALQREQPLDVTLDIDAVSARSGVHGGKFAAAVTVLEGCGALIGNPLAERDCVEVVYDASNPLAQSAVSGFVQGAAMMSLAPAVRAQFAQGLVRVRSTDVRAGETAAADSQRSMISYYAAGVSVMFLLFSMAGSGGALLEETETGTLERLLSTRASMWQVLIGKWLYLTGLGIVEVSLMFVWACLVFHLELLTPGRIAGVAAMVLVTAAAAAGFGLVLATACTSRAQLNGISRVVILVMSAIGGSMVPRFIMPKFMDTAALFTFNGWALDGFLKVFWYNDIHSTVAQSLSSLVPQVAMLTVLAGVFVGIARRLARRWESV is encoded by the coding sequence ATGATTTCCACCATCGTCAAAATCAACTTCCTGAATCTGCGGCGCGACAAGGCCGCGTTCATGCTGACGTTCATCCTGCCGATCGTCTTCTTCTCGATCTTCGCGATGATCTTCGGGAGCATGAATCGCGACTCGCACGACAATAAAATCAAGATCGCCGTTGTGGATCTGGACCGGACGGATCGGTCCCAAAGCCTGATCGCGGCCCTGCAGAGGGAGCAGCCCCTCGATGTGACTCTCGATATCGACGCGGTTTCAGCGCGGAGCGGCGTCCACGGTGGCAAGTTCGCGGCCGCGGTCACTGTTCTGGAAGGCTGCGGCGCGTTGATCGGCAATCCACTGGCGGAGCGGGATTGCGTCGAGGTGGTCTACGACGCGTCGAATCCGCTCGCGCAGAGCGCGGTGTCCGGCTTCGTGCAGGGCGCCGCAATGATGTCGCTGGCGCCTGCCGTGCGGGCGCAATTTGCGCAGGGCTTGGTCCGCGTCCGCTCCACGGACGTTCGCGCCGGCGAGACGGCCGCTGCCGATTCGCAGCGCTCGATGATTTCGTACTATGCCGCGGGCGTTTCCGTGATGTTCCTGCTTTTCTCGATGGCGGGCTCCGGCGGCGCGCTGCTGGAGGAGACCGAAACCGGAACGCTCGAACGCCTGCTATCGACGCGCGCCTCGATGTGGCAAGTGTTGATCGGAAAATGGCTGTATCTCACAGGACTGGGAATCGTCGAGGTCAGCCTCATGTTCGTGTGGGCCTGCCTCGTCTTCCATCTCGAGTTACTCACGCCGGGCAGAATCGCCGGAGTAGCGGCAATGGTGCTTGTCACCGCCGCTGCTGCTGCGGGGTTCGGCCTCGTTCTCGCGACGGCTTGCACCAGCCGCGCGCAGCTCAACGGAATTTCGCGAGTCGTGATCCTGGTGATGTCGGCGATAGGAGGAAGCATGGTCCCGCGTTTCATCATGCCGAAATTCATGGACACCGCCGCGCTGTTTACGTTCAACGGCTGGGCGCTGGACGGCTTCCTCAAGGTGTTCTGGTATAACGATATTCACTCCACGGTCGCCCAGTCGCTGAGTTCCCTGGTCCCTCAGGTCGCGATGCTCACCGTGCTGGCCGGGGTCTTTGTCGGCATTGCCCGAAGACTCGCCAGGCGTTGGGAGAGTGTTTAG
- a CDS encoding ABC transporter ATP-binding protein — protein sequence MEPVLTVRNAVKRFGANKALDDVTIELHQGEWLALLGPNGAGKTTLVRAIAGRVRLDSGTVSLPDGRRDKLGIVPQEISLYPQLTAAENLSCFGELQGLNGTALRERVEWALEFTGLADRADELVGAFSGGMKRRLNIACSVLHRPSVVLLDEPTVGVDPQSRQRIWEMLDRLRRDGASLLLTTHQLDEAQQICDRIVVLDHGRVIANGAFDELVRQTIGPKRRVLLSFEDAAAAQRFNQWPDTTINGALVRCQIENIGRDLAPLLAHVAEAGDDVLDVQIESPTLQAVFLHLTGRELRD from the coding sequence ATGGAACCGGTGCTGACAGTCCGCAACGCGGTGAAGCGGTTTGGGGCGAACAAGGCGCTCGACGATGTGACGATCGAGCTGCATCAAGGCGAATGGCTGGCGCTGCTGGGGCCGAATGGCGCCGGGAAGACGACGCTGGTCCGCGCCATTGCCGGCCGCGTGCGGCTGGATTCGGGCACGGTATCGCTGCCCGATGGCAGGCGCGACAAACTGGGGATCGTGCCGCAGGAGATTTCGCTTTATCCACAGCTCACAGCGGCCGAGAACCTGTCGTGTTTCGGAGAACTTCAGGGGCTCAATGGGACGGCGCTGCGCGAGCGCGTGGAGTGGGCGCTCGAATTCACCGGCCTGGCGGATCGCGCGGACGAACTGGTCGGCGCATTTTCGGGCGGGATGAAGCGGCGGCTGAACATCGCCTGCAGTGTGCTGCACCGCCCGTCCGTCGTGCTGCTCGATGAACCGACGGTCGGCGTCGATCCGCAGAGCCGCCAGCGCATCTGGGAAATGCTCGACCGGCTGCGGCGCGACGGCGCATCTCTTCTTTTAACGACGCATCAACTGGACGAAGCGCAGCAGATCTGCGACCGCATCGTCGTACTCGACCACGGCCGCGTCATTGCGAACGGCGCGTTCGACGAACTGGTCCGGCAGACGATCGGCCCGAAGCGGCGGGTCCTGCTTTCTTTCGAAGACGCGGCTGCGGCGCAACGCTTCAACCAGTGGCCGGACACCACGATCAACGGCGCGCTCGTCCGCTGCCAGATCGAAAACATCGGGCGAGACCTGGCCCCGCTCCTGGCGCACGTGGCCGAAGCAGGTGACGACGTGCTCGACGTGCAGATCGAATCGCCGACGCTGCAGGCGGTGTTCCTTCATCTCACCGGAAGGGAGCTGCGGGACTGA
- a CDS encoding DNA topoisomerase IB, whose product MNNGNHHALFTPVGRRQLTNFPDSNVLVAAKSAGLRYVTDSIPGIRRRGPAKAFRYLGPQGKLIRDPATLGRIRSLAIPPAWSEVWICPFEEGHLQAVGRDARNRKQYRYHPRWREIRDSTKFDRMADFGKALPKIRARVKRDLRLAGLPKQKVLATIVRLLETTLIRVGNQEYTRQNQSFGLTTLRDHHVRIAGPTMYFYFRGKSGRKHAISVEDAHLAKIVKRCRDVPGYELFQYIDETGERHAVSSTDVNEYLRETAGDDFTAKDFRTWAGTTLAVEAFGRRPAFKTQKEGKRRIAEVLDEVAQKLGNTVAVCRKCYVHPGVFESYVRHTLTRPAAERDFARMIREWSKPKQRLTLTQALKESVKQHKHSRRTFPAFPRRGARAIKR is encoded by the coding sequence ATGAATAATGGCAATCATCATGCACTCTTCACTCCAGTGGGCCGCCGGCAATTGACCAACTTCCCGGATTCAAACGTGTTGGTTGCGGCCAAGTCTGCCGGATTACGGTATGTAACGGATTCCATTCCGGGAATCCGGCGGCGCGGCCCGGCGAAAGCATTTCGGTATCTCGGACCGCAAGGAAAGCTCATTCGGGATCCGGCGACACTCGGCAGGATCCGGTCGTTGGCAATTCCGCCGGCCTGGAGCGAGGTGTGGATCTGCCCGTTCGAGGAGGGACACCTCCAGGCGGTCGGCCGCGATGCGCGAAATCGAAAACAATATCGCTACCACCCGCGCTGGCGCGAAATACGCGACAGTACCAAATTCGACCGTATGGCCGATTTCGGAAAGGCGCTCCCAAAGATCCGCGCGCGCGTGAAGCGGGACCTCCGCCTCGCCGGTCTGCCAAAACAGAAGGTCCTCGCAACCATTGTCCGCCTCCTGGAGACCACGCTTATCCGCGTGGGTAACCAGGAGTACACCAGACAGAATCAGTCTTTCGGTCTGACGACCCTGAGAGACCATCATGTCAGGATCGCTGGACCGACGATGTACTTCTACTTCCGGGGAAAGAGCGGCCGGAAGCATGCGATCAGCGTCGAAGATGCGCATCTGGCGAAGATTGTGAAAAGATGCCGTGACGTTCCCGGCTACGAATTATTCCAGTACATCGACGAAACGGGGGAGAGACATGCGGTCTCATCGACCGATGTGAACGAATACCTGAGAGAAACTGCGGGCGACGATTTCACGGCTAAGGATTTCCGGACCTGGGCAGGAACCACATTGGCGGTCGAAGCTTTCGGACGCCGTCCTGCATTCAAGACACAGAAAGAAGGGAAGCGGCGGATCGCCGAGGTTCTGGATGAGGTCGCGCAGAAACTGGGGAACACGGTGGCCGTTTGCAGAAAGTGTTATGTCCACCCCGGAGTTTTTGAAAGCTACGTCCGCCACACTCTTACCCGTCCGGCCGCCGAGCGCGATTTTGCGCGAATGATCCGGGAATGGTCGAAGCCGAAGCAACGGCTTACATTGACGCAGGCGTTAAAAGAATCCGTGAAACAGCACAAACACAGCAGGCGCACATTCCCCGCCTTTCCAAGGCGGGGTGCCCGAGCGATCAAACGTTAG
- a CDS encoding DUF6496 domain-containing protein — protein MARYGKKASDKVEKAMQEKKRGTLKSGRSGKKVTSRKQAIAIGLSEARKEGGKVPRKKSSSKKK, from the coding sequence ATGGCCCGATACGGCAAAAAAGCCTCTGACAAAGTCGAAAAAGCCATGCAGGAGAAAAAGCGTGGAACGCTCAAGAGCGGCCGCTCCGGCAAAAAGGTCACAAGCCGGAAACAGGCAATCGCTATCGGCCTCTCCGAGGCTCGAAAAGAGGGAGGCAAGGTGCCGCGCAAAAAGTCCTCGTCGAAAAAGAAGTAG
- a CDS encoding Ku protein — translation MPRRKPQAESHPGDEQESSVRPFWSGTLSFGLVSIPVNLYPATRQVRSPIRMLSADGMPLSRRYFSSDNDRELDDSQIVRGYEVSKDKFVVVTDEELARLDPEKSRDIDLRLFVKTSDIEPVYFEHAYYLAPAKESAKAYNLLAETMENSKRAGIATFVMRDRAYLVAILAENGILRAETLRFSDEVRSPADVGLPKVRRPAKSAVGRFVKLIRKYKKDSIAVDELKDEETEKLLKLVEHKRARHKDVIESETAETKPAKVVDLMEVLKKSLAGKRAA, via the coding sequence TTGCCTAGGCGGAAACCACAAGCCGAATCCCATCCGGGTGACGAACAGGAATCCAGCGTCCGCCCCTTCTGGTCGGGCACGCTAAGCTTCGGCCTGGTGAGTATTCCCGTCAATCTGTATCCCGCGACGCGCCAGGTGCGCTCCCCTATTCGAATGCTCAGCGCGGACGGAATGCCGTTGAGCAGGCGTTATTTCTCCAGCGATAACGACAGGGAGCTGGATGACAGCCAGATCGTACGCGGATATGAAGTCTCTAAAGACAAATTCGTCGTCGTTACCGACGAGGAACTTGCCCGGCTCGATCCCGAAAAGTCGCGCGACATCGATCTCCGGCTGTTCGTAAAAACAAGTGACATCGAGCCGGTGTACTTCGAACATGCATATTATCTGGCCCCCGCAAAAGAATCCGCCAAAGCATACAACCTCCTCGCCGAAACGATGGAGAATTCCAAGCGTGCCGGAATCGCCACGTTCGTGATGCGGGACCGGGCCTATCTGGTCGCGATACTTGCTGAAAACGGGATTCTCCGTGCAGAAACTCTTCGCTTCAGCGACGAAGTCCGCTCACCGGCAGATGTCGGCCTGCCGAAAGTGAGGCGGCCTGCAAAATCCGCCGTCGGCCGTTTTGTAAAGCTGATACGAAAATACAAAAAAGACAGCATCGCGGTCGACGAACTGAAAGATGAAGAGACAGAGAAGCTGCTGAAACTCGTCGAACATAAGCGCGCCAGACACAAGGACGTCATCGAATCGGAAACCGCGGAAACCAAACCGGCAAAAGTCGTGGACCTCATGGAAGTATTGAAGAAAAGTCTGGCGGGAAAACGCGCAGCATAG
- the ligD gene encoding non-homologous end-joining DNA ligase gives MKNNKEERTIGRRKISVSNLDKVLYPEAHFTKRQVIDYYTRVAPFLLPHLKDRPVTLKRFPNGLGGNFFYEKDAPRFTPEWVRTVSVPRRDRSNADIRYVVIDDLPTLVWLSNLANLELHPFLHKAKRLERPTAVVFDFDPGPGADILDCARVAFYVRGHLTEFGLECFAKVSGSKGLQVYVPLNTAGAVYPATQGFAKAIAELMQERHPDLVVSKMTKAIRGGKVFIDWSQNSDFKTTVGVYSLRAKLAQPFVSMPVEWDELQQAMDSHQPGPLYFKPDEAIERAERLGDLFKPVLSLRQKLPGQFLSAARTPSALGEYRRKRDFGKTKEPSPSPVRRSRQGSARRFVIQKHAASHLHYDFRLEMHDTLKSWAVPKGPPYKQSEKRLAMPTEDHPLEYLDFEGVIPKGQYGGGTVMVWDIGTYELVEGDYDTGYLHFYLSGRKLKGEWQLIRGRRQGNRQMWFLGKVAKSMRPLSKKKDDESALSGRTMDEIRSGRMRAA, from the coding sequence ATGAAGAATAATAAGGAAGAACGGACCATCGGCCGCCGGAAGATCAGCGTCTCGAATCTCGATAAAGTTCTGTATCCGGAGGCTCATTTCACCAAGCGTCAGGTTATCGATTACTACACCCGGGTTGCGCCCTTTCTGCTGCCCCATTTAAAGGACCGGCCGGTGACGCTGAAGCGATTTCCCAACGGCTTGGGCGGAAACTTCTTTTACGAGAAGGACGCTCCTCGCTTCACTCCCGAATGGGTCCGGACGGTTTCCGTCCCGCGCCGCGACCGCAGCAACGCAGACATTCGATATGTCGTGATTGACGATCTGCCGACCCTTGTCTGGCTCAGCAATCTGGCAAACCTGGAGCTTCATCCTTTCCTTCACAAAGCAAAGCGTCTGGAGCGGCCGACAGCGGTCGTGTTCGATTTCGATCCCGGCCCGGGAGCCGATATTCTCGACTGCGCCAGGGTCGCGTTTTATGTTCGCGGCCACCTGACCGAATTCGGCCTGGAGTGTTTCGCGAAGGTTTCCGGTTCAAAAGGCCTTCAGGTCTACGTTCCTCTGAATACCGCCGGCGCCGTATATCCGGCAACACAGGGCTTCGCCAAAGCTATCGCCGAACTCATGCAGGAACGTCATCCCGATCTCGTCGTATCGAAGATGACCAAAGCGATTCGCGGCGGCAAGGTCTTCATCGATTGGAGCCAGAACTCCGATTTCAAGACCACCGTCGGCGTTTATTCGCTGCGGGCCAAGCTCGCGCAACCTTTTGTATCCATGCCCGTGGAATGGGACGAACTGCAGCAAGCGATGGATTCTCACCAGCCCGGCCCGCTGTACTTCAAACCCGATGAGGCAATTGAGCGCGCCGAACGGCTGGGAGACCTCTTCAAACCGGTGCTGTCGCTCCGACAGAAATTGCCTGGGCAATTTTTATCCGCCGCCCGGACGCCGTCCGCGCTTGGCGAGTACAGGCGGAAACGGGACTTCGGCAAAACGAAGGAGCCCTCACCGTCGCCGGTCCGGCGAAGCCGCCAGGGAAGCGCCCGCCGTTTCGTTATTCAAAAGCACGCGGCAAGTCACCTTCATTATGACTTCCGGCTCGAAATGCATGACACGCTGAAATCCTGGGCCGTTCCCAAGGGACCGCCATATAAACAATCCGAAAAACGTCTCGCCATGCCGACAGAAGATCACCCGCTCGAATATCTCGACTTCGAAGGAGTGATTCCAAAAGGCCAGTATGGCGGCGGCACCGTGATGGTATGGGATATTGGTACGTATGAGCTTGTCGAAGGAGACTACGACACCGGCTACCTGCACTTTTATCTTTCGGGCCGGAAGCTCAAAGGCGAATGGCAGCTGATCCGTGGCCGCCGTCAGGGCAACCGGCAAATGTGGTTCCTCGGGAAAGTCGCGAAATCCATGCGCCCATTATCGAAGAAGAAAGATGACGAATCCGCGCTCAGCGGGCGCACCATGGACGAAATACGGTCCGGCAGGATGCGAGCGGCGTAA